Part of the Deltaproteobacteria bacterium genome, TCGCGCGCTTCATCAATTCCCCATCACGAAGGCCCTGCATGTAACCGATCGCGACCTTGATGAAGTTTTCGTCCATACCGATTTCAAAAAGTGCGCGACGTTTCTGCTCCTCGCCGCGCTTCGTGTATTCACGGAAGACGTCGCGGCTGCGCTCCATGCTGGTGAGCCACAGCGGATAAAGGGAGTCCCGTAGAAATTCGAGCTGGGCGTAGGTGTAAAAGCGCCCCGAGCTGGTGGGGTGGCCGGACACGAAGACCGGATCGCCGTCGCGATACGCACCCGGCGCGACGCGCAGGTGGTGCGTCACTGTGACGGGATTTCCCGCTTCGTCGTATGCACGCATCAGGGCCGCGTCGAGACTGTAGCGCGGGAAATTGAAGTTGTCGGGATCGCCGCCGAACATCGCCGCCTGGCCCTCGGGCGCCCACACGAGGCGCACGTCCTTGTACGTGCGGTAGATGTGCAGCCAATACTCGCTGCCCTGATAGAGCGACACGACTTCGCACAGGTCGCTGGTCGCGTTCGCGCACTCCGATTCGATGCGCGCGGTTTCGGCCTTGCGCGCCTCGAACGCCGCCGCGCCGGCCTGGCCGGCGGGCACTGCATCCTGCACCCGTCTGGTCACGTCGCGCGTCTCGACCAGCACCTGGGCCTCGGAGCCGGGGCAGCGCAGCGGCGCTTCGCCGTTCGCGCCGTAGCCGTTTTTCATCAGGTCGTTTTCTTCGGTGGAAATTTGCTGGATGCAGTCCGCCGCGACGTGGTGATTGGTGAGGATCAGGCCGTCTTTCGACACGAACGACGCCGAGCCGATACCCGCAAGGCGCACCGACGACAGGCGCAGATGGTCGAGCCATTCCTTCGACATTTTCATGCCGAACGCCTTCTCGATTTTGTCGAGCGGCGGATTGTCGAAGGTCCACATGCCCTCGTCGGCCGCGGCGTGTACGGCGACGAACGCACCCACGAACAAAACGACCATCGCTGCGAAACGCGAACGCATCCCGGATCCCCCGAACGCTGGTGAAATGGCGACCGACAACCGGTCCGAGCCTCTAACAGGAAGCGGCAGGGGAGTCCAGTGCCGGGGAGTTAGCGCGCGGAACACGCCCCCGCGACGGGGCGTCGCGACGTTACGGGGTCGCCGAGTCCGGCCCGTCGCAAAGGTTCGCCGCGCCGGGGGCCCTCGGCGTCGCCGTCCAGCATCGGTCCCGCAGTGTCACCCGCCACGCGCGTCCCGCGTGAGCGCTCCACGATGGGACGAGGCTCGCGATCGCTCGATCATCGATGAGCGCGTCGTGGACGTCGGACTCGCCGAGCGCTCGCAGGAGCGCGGCGTCGACGTCGGGCGAGAACGCCGGAGCGCACGGCCCCCAGACCGATTCACTCCCCCGGACCGCGAAATCACGGACGCGCAGCGACGTTCGATCGAGACGAGCGCCGACGAGATCCGCGCCCGTCAGCTCGGCGTCGTCGAGGTTCGCGCAGGTCAGGTCGGCCTTTCGCAGATTCGCGTCGCGAAGGACGGCTTCGACGAGCGTCGCACCGGCAAGATCCGACCGATTGAGGCTCGCGCCGGTCAGGTCGATGCGGCGCATCTTCGCCCCGGCGAGCCGAGCGCAGCCGAAACGCGCGTTCGAGGCGACGGCGTTTGCGAGGCGCGCGCCGTCCAGTGTCGCAGGAACATTCAAAGTCCGCCCGACGCCCGACCGATTTTTTGCGGATTCACCTTCCGACTCGGAACACCGGGCGCTCGCGGCGTCTGCACGAGTCTTCCGGCGTCGAAACTCGGGACTCAGCCGCTGGCCCAACCGGTCGAAGGGTCCGTCCGAGACGTTGATTTGTCGGCGCGTGAACACCGCGTCGCGCAGATCCGCGCCTTCCAGCATCGCACCCGTCAGATCGGAACCCGCGAAGTCCACGCCGCGCAGATCAGCACCCCGGAAATCGGCGGACTGGAGCTCGGCGGACGACAGATCAATTCCGATGAAACGCGGTGTCCCCGCGCCCGCTTCCGAAGTCGTCCGCACGGAACCGGCCTCGGGTTTGGCGCCGCGATCCAGCGTCTCAAAGCCGGCACGTTCCGCCTCCAGATTGAGCGGCTCGCTGACGCGTGTGAAGAAGGACGCGAAGCGGCCCTCCGCATACGGCGTGAACTCGCCGCGCGCGGCGGCAAACATGTAACCGGCCGCGAGATCGATCGGCACGAGCGCCATCACCGCGCGCAGGATGTAGACGAGGGCCTTCGTGCGGGGCTTCTGCGTGTCCACCCAGACATCGCTCCGCGCGCCGGAAGCGAACGCCGCGGCCGTCATCACGACGACCACGAGTGCGTGATAGGCCGACGACGCGAAGCGATGCAGCGCCGAGAACTCCCACGCGAAGAGCCACACGGTGAAAACCGGCACCAGCCAGATCACCGAGCCCGTCAGCACGGACAGCACGAGCCGGTCGGTGCTTTTCATTTCGCGGTCCAGCACGAGCGCGCTGAAGATCGACGGTTCGACGACCACGCTCCAGTCGCGCGCGGTCTCGCAGCGCGTTTTGGACAAATCGCCGAACCAGCGGTACAGGCGTCGCAGCTCGAAGAACAGGCAAAGGGCGGTGGCGACGACCATCCACGGCCCGATAGCCGAAAACGCGCGGAAGTGAATGGGGAAGTCGATGATCGGCAGGCGCACGTCCTTGCCCGCGCCGAGATACCCGCGCGCGCCGTTGCCCGCCAGCATGACGCACACGTACAGGCAAAGGCTGAGTTGGACGTAGAGCAGCGACATCGTGCGTTTCGTGGATTTCGCGATCGATTCGAGCAGTTGCTTCTGAAGGTCGGTCATGAAATCGTCCCTCGAATAAACGCAAATTGCGCTTTCGGCCGTTCATGGACGTCGGTCGGTTCGCTGAGATCATATTCCCATTTTCATCGCCGCAAAAGGTTGAGACTGACGTGCACCTCGCCGATTTTTTCCTTGCGGGATCGCGAGGCCGGTGGTAATTTTGATGCGTTATTGGGGGGCATTCCCATGAAATCCTCATTTGGCGTTTTTCGGTCGTGTCTCATCATCATCGCCTTTTTCGCCGTTCCCCAAACTTTCGCCGACATTTACGAAAGTGTGCCGGACTGGGTTCGAATTGGAGACGGCGGGGACTTCGGGAAAAGCGTCGCGATGGTCGGGGACGTCAACGGCGACGGATATGACGACCTGCTCATCGGCGCGGAAACGAAGAAGGTCGACGTGGAGGACGAGGGGGAGGTGTATCTCTTTTTCGGGTCCGCGACCGGACCCACGATCGCGTTCGCGTGGTCCGCGCGGGGCGGCGAACTGCGAACATTCTTCGGTAGCTCCGTAGCCGGCGCGGGCGATGTGAATGGGGACGGTTTCGCCGATATCGTCCTCGGCGCGAAAGGTGACTCCGATCTTGGCCATCTCACGACCGGGGAGATTCGGCTGTACACCGGTTCGGTGGAAGGCCCGGGTTCGACGGCAACGAGCACGTTGTTCGGAATGACCCAAGGCTCTTGGTTCGGTTCGTCCGTCGCGGGGGCGGGAGATGTCGACGGCGACGGATTCGACGATGTGGTGGTCGGCGCACCCTTCGACAGCTCCATGAAGGGGAAGAATGGCGCCGCGTACATCTACCGCGGATTCGAAGGCGGTCTCCTCGGTGTGCCGACCGTCCTGACACATCCGACGCCGTTGGGTGACTTCGGGTATTCGGTTGCGGGAGCGGGGGATGTGAACGGAGACGGGTATGCGGATGTCATCGTCGGACAACCAGAATATGACGGTTCCGGCGTCCAGGGTGGCGCGGTTCACATCTATTTCGGATCCGCCGACGTTTCGGGCGACGCTCCGGATTGGAGTTTTACTTCCGACCAGGGCCGCCAAGCCAAATTTGCCGATTGCGTGAGGAGCGCCGGCGATGTGAACGGCGACGGTTTCGACGATATCCTCGTCGGCGCGTGGAGATATCATGTGGAAGGTCAACCACGGGGCGCGGCGTTTCTCTTCCTCGGGTCCGAGGACGGGCCTTCGACCGAGCCCGATTGGATCGGTTATCCGACGAACTTCGGCCCCGATTACGGGATTTCCGACAGTTTCTATGGCTTGTCCTTGGACTCCGCTGGCGATGTGGACGGGGACGGACTCGATGACGTGATCGTCGGTTCCGCGGGTTGGGCCTCGGCGGCGCATCCCGAGGTCTTTGGCGGCATCTTTTTGTATCGAGGCTCGGAACACGGATTAAAAACCACTCCGGAACTCATCGTCGAACCGCCCGACCAACCCTGGCACGAATTCGGGCGCGCGGTCGCCGGCGCGGGCGACATGAACGGGGACGGGCTTGTGGATATCGTCGGCGGCACCCCGTATCACAACGATGGGGACGTCACCCACGGGGCCGTTGCGGTGTATTTCGGCGCGGAAAGCGACGACGACGATGACGGCGATGACGACGAGGACGACGACGACGATGCGGGTGGTAGCGGCGGCTCCGGCGACGACGAGGTTGCCGATGTGGACGTCGGAGACGAAGAGTCCGACGATTCGCTCCGCGCGCAGGACGACGATTCCTGCGGTTGCGGTTGCTGAGTCGTTCCAGCCCTCGACTGGACGAGTCGGAGAATTTGCGTTCGATTCGGCGAGATCGGTCCCCGGCTTGCCCGTTGAGAACCGCCGGTCAGTTGTGTTAGAAAATAGCCGGTCAGCCACGCGTGATTTCGCCTTGGGGAGACGAAACGATGCGCTCTCGCGCTTTCCTGTGTCTTTTGATCTGTGCGTCGGCGCTCGTCGCGGCCGGGCCGGCGGCGGCCCAATGGACGCAGATGTCCGGCATGGACACGGCTCGCTTCGACCCGATCATGGCCGCGGACGCCCAGAACATCTACGTGTTCGGCGGCGCGGATTGGCTGGGCTCATACCTGCGTTCGTCGGCCAAGTACAAGGTCTCGACGCTGACGTGGTCGAACGCGGCGAACCTGCCGGCGGCCCTCGCGCTGGGTCACGGCGCGGAACTGGGCGGCTGGATTTACATCCCGGGTGGATTCGACGGCACGAACGTGGTCGGTACGGTGTATCGCTACCAGACCACGTGGAACTACTTCGAGACAATGACCGAAACGGTGCCCGAGCCGCGCTATGCGTACACATTCGACAAAATCGGCACGCTTCTCTATTTGTGCGGCGGCGGCGACGCAACCGACATCTCACAGGAAGAGTGCTGGTCGTACGACCCCGACAACGACGAGTGGCTTGCACTCACGCCCATGCCGATGGCGCGGCGATTCCACGGCAGCGGCGTCGCGGGCGGCAAGCTCTACGTCTTCGGCGGCGTGGATGCCACCGACCTGGAGACGAACACGTGCGACGTGTACACGCCGGGGACGGATTCGTGGGACACGTGCCCGAACCTGCCGACGATCTGGTGGGGCGGCGCGTCGGGCACGGCGAACGGCAAGCTGATCTTCTCGCACGGCGAAAACGGCAGCGGCGGCTGGGTGAACAAGGGCTACACCGCGACGCCGGGCGGATCGTGGACGCAGACCACCAATGTGGTGCAAAGCCGCTACCGCGTGGGCTGGGCGGTTTCGCAGAACGCGCTGTGGGTGGCTGGCGGCGATCCGATCGGTCCGCTGGGATTTCCATCGGACGTGATGGAGAAATACACGGTTGTCACGACGACGACATCCACCACCACGACCACTCATGTGACCACCACGACGCACACGACGACGACCACGCACGCGACGACGACCACGACGAACCCGGGCACGACCACGACGACGAACCCGACGACCACTTCGATTCCCGCCACGACCACCACGACGACGCAGCCAGGCGACGATGATGACGACGGCTGGTTCCCGGGCGACGACGATGACGACGATGACGACGACGACGGCGACACGGGCTTGGGCGGCGTCGGCGGCGGAAGTGGCGGCGGCGACGACGACGGCGGCGGTTCGGACGGCGGCGGGGGCGGCTGCACCTGATCGGCGACGCGGACCTGATCCGCGACCTTGCGCCGTCGAGGTCGGTCCTTATAATCCGGCGGCTTTTTCGTCCCCCCTTCCGGGCCCTCGCCCTGGCCATGTGCCGCCGGAGTCGTCATGGTGTTCGTCGCGCCTTTTCGAGGCGATGTGGTCCGGTCTGATCTCGCGGCCGAGGTCTCGTGCCCGCCCTATGATGTCGTGAACGCCGACGAGGCGCGGCAGATCGCGGCGAAACACCCCGACAGCTTCATGCGCGTCATCCGTTCCGAGGCCGCCATGGCCGAGGGCGACGACCCCTACGGCGACGCGGTGTACGAACGTGCGCGCGCCGAACTCGACCGCCTCGTGGCGGCGGGGGTTTTGTGCGAGCGCCCTCAGCCCGCCTTTTA contains:
- a CDS encoding FG-GAP repeat protein, encoding MKSSFGVFRSCLIIIAFFAVPQTFADIYESVPDWVRIGDGGDFGKSVAMVGDVNGDGYDDLLIGAETKKVDVEDEGEVYLFFGSATGPTIAFAWSARGGELRTFFGSSVAGAGDVNGDGFADIVLGAKGDSDLGHLTTGEIRLYTGSVEGPGSTATSTLFGMTQGSWFGSSVAGAGDVDGDGFDDVVVGAPFDSSMKGKNGAAYIYRGFEGGLLGVPTVLTHPTPLGDFGYSVAGAGDVNGDGYADVIVGQPEYDGSGVQGGAVHIYFGSADVSGDAPDWSFTSDQGRQAKFADCVRSAGDVNGDGFDDILVGAWRYHVEGQPRGAAFLFLGSEDGPSTEPDWIGYPTNFGPDYGISDSFYGLSLDSAGDVDGDGLDDVIVGSAGWASAAHPEVFGGIFLYRGSEHGLKTTPELIVEPPDQPWHEFGRAVAGAGDMNGDGLVDIVGGTPYHNDGDVTHGAVAVYFGAESDDDDDGDDDEDDDDDAGGSGGSGDDEVADVDVGDEESDDSLRAQDDDSCGCGC
- a CDS encoding pentapeptide repeat-containing protein — translated: MTDLQKQLLESIAKSTKRTMSLLYVQLSLCLYVCVMLAGNGARGYLGAGKDVRLPIIDFPIHFRAFSAIGPWMVVATALCLFFELRRLYRWFGDLSKTRCETARDWSVVVEPSIFSALVLDREMKSTDRLVLSVLTGSVIWLVPVFTVWLFAWEFSALHRFASSAYHALVVVVMTAAAFASGARSDVWVDTQKPRTKALVYILRAVMALVPIDLAAGYMFAAARGEFTPYAEGRFASFFTRVSEPLNLEAERAGFETLDRGAKPEAGSVRTTSEAGAGTPRFIGIDLSSAELQSADFRGADLRGVDFAGSDLTGAMLEGADLRDAVFTRRQINVSDGPFDRLGQRLSPEFRRRKTRADAASARCSESEGESAKNRSGVGRTLNVPATLDGARLANAVASNARFGCARLAGAKMRRIDLTGASLNRSDLAGATLVEAVLRDANLRKADLTCANLDDAELTGADLVGARLDRTSLRVRDFAVRGSESVWGPCAPAFSPDVDAALLRALGESDVHDALIDDRAIASLVPSWSAHAGRAWRVTLRDRCWTATPRAPGAANLCDGPDSATP